A stretch of DNA from Bacillus sp. Marseille-Q1617:
GCGATTCATTACGGAAGGAAACTGAAAGAAGAAGGCGCACAAAATGTGATTGTATCGATGGCGGAAAAGGGAGCGCTTATGTTAACCGGAGAGGAAGTGTATTATGCATCTGTTCCTAAAGGAGAACTGAAAAGCTCAGTGGGAGCTGGTGACTCGACGGTTGCGGGATTTCTGGCAGGACTTTCAAACGGGCTCAGCCTGGAAGACTCATTCCGATTAGGTACAGCTGCAGGTTCAGCGACGGCTTTTTCCATTGGGTTGTGTGAAGCAGAAAAAGTAAATGAATTATATAAACAGATTGATATCAAAAAAAGATAAAAGGGAGGAAGTACCATGCGTATAACAGAGCTATTAAGAAAAGAGACGATCGCATTGAATCTAGAAGCGTCATCTAAAGCTGCCGTCATCGACGAACTTGTTTCTGTCCTGGATAAGAGCGGTAACCTGCAGGATGCCGAAGAGTTCAAACAAGCGATACTGAACCGTGAATCACAGAGTACGACCGGTATCGGCGAAGGCATCGCCATACCGCACGCAAAAACATCAGCAGTAAAGGCACCGGCAATTGCTTTCGGAAAATCGGCTGCCGGCGTAGATTATGAGTCCCTGGACGGGGCTCCTGCACACCTATTCTTCATGATCGCGGCAACAGAGGGGGCGAATCAAACACATTTGGAGGCGCTCAGCCGGCTTTCTTCCATGCTGATGGATGAGAGTGTCCGTAAATCGTTAGTAAATGCTTCTACCAAAGAAGAAGTTTTAGAGATTATTAATCTTCATGATAAAGAGGAAGAAGAGGAAAACGTTTCTGAAGTGACTTCCACCAGTGATGGAATGGTGTTGGCTGTAACGGCGTGTCCTACCGGGATTGCTCACACATACATGGCAGCGGATGCCCTTAAAGCAAAAGCGAAAGAGCTGGGGATCGACCTTAAGGTAGAAACGAATGGCTCCGGGGGAGCAAAGAATGTATTGACTTCGGGAGAAATTGAAAGCGCTGCAGCAGTGATTGTCGCTGCAGATACGAAAGTGGATATGAATCGTTTCAAAGGAAAACCTGTCATTGAAGTTCCAGTGGCAGAAGCAATCAGAAAGCCAAAGGAATTGCTTGAAAAAGCGGTGAAAAAGGATGCTCCGATCTATAGCGGTGGTAAAGCAGCGAGTGAAACAGAGGAGCAGGGTACGGAGAAAAAGCAGCGAACGGGATTTTATAAGCATTTGATGAACGGTGTTTCCAACATGCTTCCGTTTGTTGTGGGAGGCGGGATCCTGATCGCGATTTCGTTCCTCTTCGGCATTCAGTCAGCCAACCCGGATCATGCTGAATACAACGAGTTTGCAGCCATGCTAATGAAAATTGGCGGCGACAATGCATTTTATCTAATGGTACCTGTCCTAGCAGGATTTATCGCAATGAGCATTGCCGACCGTCCCGGTTTTGCGCCAGGTATGGTCGGCGGACTGATTGCCGCTACAGGTCAAAGCGGTTTTCTCGGGGGAATCATTGCCGGTTTCCTTGCCGGATATGTTGTAGTTGGTATTAAACGATTGACGAATAACTTCCCGGCAGCACTGGAAGGCATCAAGCCGGTTCTTATTTACCCGCTGCTCGGTATCTTTATCACAGGTTTCATCATGCTTCAATTCCTGGTCGAGCCACTCAGTGCCGTGAACAGCGGAATTCAGAATTGGCTGGATGGATTGGGCACTGGAAATCTGATTGTCCTTGGGTTGATTCTTGGGGGGATGATGGCTGTTGATATGGGTGGTCCGATCAACAAGGCTGCATTTACATTCGGTATAGCGATGATTGAAGGCGGGAATCTTGCACCCCACGCCGCCATCATGGCAGGAGGGATGGTGCCGCCGCTTGGATTGGCGCTTGCGACCACTTTCTTTAAAAGGAAATTCAATGACAATGAAAGAAAAGCGGGGATTGCCGCTTACTTCATGGGTGCATCATTCGTTACGGAAGGTGCGATCCCATTTGCAGCAGCGGATCCTTTCAGGGTCATTCCTTCCATCGTGACAGGTTCAGCGGCTGCTGGTGCACTTGCAATGGCCTTTGGTATCGGCCTGCCTGCACCGCACGGGGGATTATTCGTCTTCCCTGTGGTAGAAGGTAATCCATTCTTATATCTCTTAGCTGTACTGATCGGTTCAATCATTACAGCATTAATGGTCGGGTTCTTGAAGAAGCCGGTTCAATAAAGGAAATCAAGGTGCCAGGTGACGTTTTCGTTGCCTGGTTTTTTATATTCTTGAAGTCAATTGAATACTCGTCTTCTGAAAAGACGCCTCCTCTCCACTGACAGTGGTTTTAAAATGTTCGATATAGGTTAAAAGTATAAGTAGTAGAAGATTGTGAAGAGGGGAAACGCCAATGGAATTTTTAGAAATGATCGATTTGGAGTTACCGGATGAATTTGAGCTCTCCCTGTACCGGATCATGTTAATCGTCATTTTAAGCGGCTTGATCGGGATCGAAAGAGAGTCTAAAAACCATCCGGCGGGACTGCGCACGCATATCCTGGTGGGTGTCGGATCCTGTTTACTGATGCTCGTATCACTATATGGATTTGAACCGTTCCTTGAAGAACACCCTGAATTAGTCGGTTTTGACCCAAGCCGTATCCCTTCGTACGTCATCTCGGGAATCGGATTCCTCGGCGCGGGGACAATTATGGTTCATGGTGGGGTCACTGTGAGGGGGCTTACCACTGCCGCGAGTATATGGGTAGTAGCGGGGCTTGGTCTAGTAGTTGGAATCGGCATGTATTGGGAAGCCATTTTCACTACGTTCATCATTGTGATCACATTGTTTTTCTTAAATAAGTTTGAGACCTTTTATAAAATGAAAGTGAGACATAAAAAACTCCTTCTCTTAAGTTTAGTCGTCAAAAAAGGGGAAGGAAATATAAGTGCCATTAATGATGCGATTACCCAACACGGCATAGAAATCACCCAGTATCAAATAGAAGATGACGATGACCTGAAAGGTCTGGAACGATTTAAATATTCTCTCCTGCTCCTTACGCCGGATACAGTTAATTTTAATGGTGTATTGGAAGTGGTGAAGGATCTTCCCTGCATTGATAAAATCCAGCTTCATAAAAAATAACCCCTGCATTGTTTCAGGGGTTATTTCATTTGTTTACAAGCTCTCGATTTCTACATCCTTGATCCCGCTAATTTCAGAAATCGTGTAATAAATATCTGTCGTCTTTTTTCTGAAATCAACGATGATCTTTAATTCCAGAAGATGCATGTTGTTCTTCAAATCCTTAATGCGCATGCTTTCTATTGCAATCTCTTCTTCCTTAATGTGTTCGATGATTGTCTTGATTTCATGCTTCTCTTTAATGGTCGCCCTCAGGAACAATTCCTTTTCACGCAGTCGTTTGGGACCGATGAAGGTAATGATTGTAGGTACTACCTCGACAGAAACGATAAGAAGCACGACACCTGCGGTTGCCTCTAAATAAAATCCAGCCCCGACTGCTATCCCGATTCCGGCAGCTCCCCAGATCATCGCGGCTGTTGTTAACCCTGAAATGCTGTCATTCCCCCGTCTCAATATAACGCCTGCCCCCAGAAAACCAATACCAGAGACAATTTGAGCTGCCAGCCGCAAAGGATCCATTGTAATATTCACTTTTTCAGATCCCTCGGAAATATAGGCCGATTCAATCGAAACGACAGTCAACAGGCAGCTTACAATACAAATGACCAGTGAGGTTTTAAGACCCACAGGCTTCCGCTTTAGTTCTCTTTCCAAACCAATGACTAATCCAAGAACCGCAGAAATTCCAAGCTTCATGTAAAGTGCTGTATCAATGAAGTCCATCTTACCCCCTCCATATCTGTAAACCCGATTGTAAAAATTGATAAATGGATATAGTATTCTCTCTCTCTATTTATTAAAATGAGAACAATTAAACCTTTTAAGAAGAAGCATTACATCATTCAGAAAAACACGGGGGTATTTCCATGTCCGAAACCAAAGTAAACCCATACCTGCTTCTAGCTGTCGGAGTGATCTCCGTTTCCACTTCAGCAATTTTGGTGAAAGTATCGAGTGCTCCGGCTGGTATTTTAGCGTTTTACAGACTCTTTTTCACAGTGCTTTTAATGTCCCCTGTATTTTTCTTAAAGTATGTGAAGGAACTCAAAGTTATTACACGGAGAGATTGGGTGTTTTCAATCATCGCGGGAATCTTTCTCGCTTTTCACTTCATCCTGTGGTTTGAGTCACTCAACTACACGTCCGTCGCCAGCTCGACGGTGCTTGTCACTCTTCAGCCGCTGTTTGCCTTTATCGGAGCTTATTTATTTTTTCAGGAAAAACTCACCGGGAAAGCAGTCATCTCTGCTCTCTTGGCAGTGACGGGAAGCATCATCATCAGCTGGGGAGATTTCAGGATCAGCGGAGAGGCCCTGTGGGGCGACATTCTAGCTTTGCTTGCCTGTGCATTAGTGACTGGATATCTTTTATTTGGACAAACGATCCGTAAACGGCTGTCTTTGGTCACATATACGTATTTGGTCTATGCGATCAGTGCGGTTGTACTTTTATTCTATGTACTTATCCGGGGGGAAAGTCTGGGACCTTATCCGAAAGAGGACTGGATTTACTTTCTTCTGCTGGCGATTGTTCCGACCCTTCTAGGGCATTCATTATTTAACTGGTCGTTAAAGTGGTTAAGTACTTCGACCATTTCAATGGCGATCCTGTTCGAGCCCATCGGGGCCTCTTTACTAGCCTATTGGCTGCTCTCGGAAAAAATACTTCTCACCCAAGTCATCGGCGGTATGATCATTATTCTGGGTGTAACCCTCTTTCTAATGGAAGAAAGAAAGATCAAGAAAATGGTTCGACAGGTGAACGAGGTGAAAAAGAATGAAGAATTACCATATTAGAAAAGCAGGGCTGCCTGACGCAGCTGGAATCGCAAATGTTCATATCAACAGCTGGAAAACGACCTATATAGATATTGTATCCGATGAGTACCTGGATTCCTTAACAGTAGAAGATAGGACAGTGAGATGGGATGGCATTCTCAAAGGTTCACATCAAACCTATGTGTGCGAACTGGATAATGGGGATATTGCCGGTTTCGTTTCTATAGGTAAAGAGCGTGAAAAGAAATATGAAGGTGAATTGTACGCCATATATTTATTGAAGGAATATCAGAGAAATGGAATCGGCAGCGACCTATTTTCATTTGCTATGAGTGCATTGAAATCTCAAGGCTGCTCCAACATGCTCGTTTGGGTGTTAAAAGATAACCCGTACAAGCACTTTTATTATTCATTTGAACCTGAAATCGTCAAAGAACAAAAGATTTCAATCGGCAGGGAGGAATATGACGAAGAGGGCTTATTGTTTTCATTGTAATGAAGGTCATGCAAAAAGACGCAGCTCAATGATGAGCTGCGTCTTCAATATTCTCCTTACCATTGCATTGGTTAGGAGAACGCATATGTAAAACTTGAAAAGACAAATGCCATAACTACTGAAAGAATAAATGTAAAGCCTCTGACGGGTTTCGTGCTTTCACTGATTTTCAACCCTGTTACATACGAATAAGCGAAAAGATAAATGGCCATAAAGTAAGAGAGGTATTGTGCTCCGTCTATAAGCGTCATGTCCTGGATCTCCTTTCAGGGAATGTCTATTCTTATGTTTATGAAACTGCACTTCAGGTAAGAACAAGAAAAAATGGACAAGGATTAAATTTTTTGTAAAAAATATATTGCAATAACATTAAACGCATGGTATATTAATAAACGTCGCTGATGCAGCAAACATCATTTCAAAAAAAGAAATTAAAAAAGTTGTTGACGCGAATGCATGAAACATGTTATATTAATAAAGTCGCTTCAAACGGAGCGCGAAACAAATTGAACCTTGAAAACTGAACAAAACAAGACAATACGTCAACGTTAATTCTAGATTTACCGCAACGATTGAATCGTTGCAACAAGAGCTATTCAAACTTTTATCGGAGAGTTTGATCCTGGCTCAGGACGAACGCTGGCGGCGTGCCTAATACATGCAAGTCGAGCGGATCAAAGGGAGCTTGCTCCCTGAGATCAGCGGCGGACGGGTGAGTAACACGTGGGTAACCTGCCTGTAAGACTGGGATAACTCCGGGAAACCGGGGCTAATACCGGATAACTCAGTTCCTCGCATGAGGAACTGTTGAAAGGTGGCTTTTCGCTACCACTTACAGATGGACCCGCGGCGCATTAGCTAGTTGGTGAGGTAACGGCTCACCAAGGCGACGATGCGTAGCCGACCTGAGAGGGTGATCGGCCACACTGGGACTGAGACACGGCCCAGACTCCTACGGGAGGCAGCAGTAGGGAATCTTCCGCAATGGACGAAAGTCTGACGGAGCAACGCCGCGTGAGTGAAGAAGGTTTTCGGATCGTAAAACTCTGTTGTTAGGGAAGAACAAGTGCCGTTCGAATAGGGCGGCGCCTTGACGGTACCTAACCAGAAAGCCACGGCTAACTACGTGCCAGCAGCCGCGGTAATACGTAGGTGGCAAGCGTTGTCCGGAATTATTGGGCGTAAAGCGCGCGCAGGTGGTTTCTTAAGTCTGATGTGAAAGCCCACGGCTCAACCGTGGAGGGTCATTGGAAACTGGGGAACTTGAGTGCAGAAGAGGAAAGTGGAATTCCAAGTGTAGCGGTGAAATGCGTAGATATTTGGAGGAACACCAGTGGCGAAGGCGACTTTCTGGTCTGTAACTGACACTGAGGCGCGAAAGCGTGGGGAGCAAACAGGATTAGATACCCTGGTAGTCCACGCCGTAAACGATGAGTGCTAAGTGTTAGAGGGTTTCCGCCCTTTAGTGCTGCAGCTAACGCATTAAGCACTCCGCCTGGGGAGTACGGTCGCAAGACTGAAACTCAAAGGAATTGACGGGGGCCCGCACAAGCGGTGGAGCATGTGGTTTAATTCGAAGCAACGCGAAGAACCTTACCAGGTCTTGACATCCTCTGACAACCCTAGAGATAGGGCTTTCCCCTTCGGGGGACAGAGTGACAGGTGGTGCATGGTTGTCGTCAGCTCGTGTCGTGAGATGTTGGGTTAAGTCCCGCAACGAGCGCAACCCTTGATCTTAGTTGCCAGCATTCAGTTGGGCACTCTAAGATGACTGCCGGTGACAAACCGGAGGAAGGTGGGGATGACGTCAAATCATCATGCCCCTTATGACCTGGGCTACACACGTGCTACAATGGACGGTACAAAGGGCAGCGAGACCGCGAGGTTTAGCCAATCCCATAAAACCGTTCTCAGTTCGGATTGCAGGCTGCAACTCGCCTGCATGAAGCTGGAATCGCTAGTAATCGCGGATCAGCATGCCGCGGTGAATACGTTCCCGGGCCTTGTACACACCGCCCGTCACACCACGAGAGTTTGTAACACCCGAAGTCGGTGAGGTAACCTTTTGGAGCCAGCCGCCTAAGGTGGGACAGATGATTGGGGTGAAGTCGTAACAAGGTAGCCGTATCGGAAGGTGCGGCTGGATCACCTCCTTTCTAAGGAATATTTTATGAAACGTTTGACAGTCGAAGTTTTGTTCAGTTTTGATGGTTTAATTTCCATCAAAATGATATTACTTGTTTTACAACAAGTAATTCTTATTTTCTTTGCGCTTGCGGCAAAGCTGATTCGAAGATTTTGTCTTCACCTCAGCGCAAGGCAGCACGAAGAGAACTCACTGATGCGATTCACGATGTGAAGCAAATCAGTAGCCTTGTTCTTTGAAAACTAGATAAAGATAAATTGATAGTCAAGAAATTACCGAGTATCGCCATTTTAGGTTTTAAACCTTATGTAACAACCAATTCGGTTAAGTTATGAAGGGCGCACGGTGGATGCCTTGGCACTAGGAGCCGACGAAGGACGGGACTAACACCGATATGCTTCGGGGAGCTGTAAGTGAGCTTTGATCCGGAGATTTCCGAATGGGGGAACCCATTGTTCGTAATGGAACAATATCCATATTTGAATACATAGAGTATGGAAGGCAGACCCAGGGAACTGAAACATCTAAGTACCTGGAGGAAGAGAAAGCAAATGCGATTCCCTGAGTAGCGGCGAGCGAAACGGGATGTAGCCCAAACCAAGAGGCTTGCCTCTTGGGGTTGTAGGACACTCTATACGGAGTTACAAAGGAACGGAGTAGACGAAGAAGTCTGGAAAGGCTCGTCAAAGAAGGTAACAACCCTGTAGTTGAAACTTCGTTCCCTCTTGAGTGGATCCTGAGTACGGCGGGACACGTGAAATCCCGTCGGAAGCTGGGAGGACCATCTCCCAAGGCTAAATACTCCCTAGTGACCGATAGTGAACCAGTACCGTGAGGGAAAGGTGAAAAGCACCCCGGAAGGGGAGTGAAAGAGAACCTGAAACCGTGTGCCTACAAGTAGTCAGAGCCCGTTAACGGGTGATGGCGTGCCTTTTGTAGAATGAACCGGCGAGTTACGATCCCATGCAAGGTTAAGTCGATGAGACGGAGCCGCAGCGAAAGCGAGTCTGAACAGGGCGAATGAGTATGTGGTCGTAGACCCGAAACCAGGTGATCTACCCATGTCCAGGATGAAGTCCAGGTAACACTGGATGGAGGTCCGAACCCACGCACGTTGAAAAGTGCGGGGATGAGGTGTGGGTAGCGGAGAAATTCCAATCGAACTTGGA
This window harbors:
- a CDS encoding PTS fructose transporter subunit IIABC, with translation MRITELLRKETIALNLEASSKAAVIDELVSVLDKSGNLQDAEEFKQAILNRESQSTTGIGEGIAIPHAKTSAVKAPAIAFGKSAAGVDYESLDGAPAHLFFMIAATEGANQTHLEALSRLSSMLMDESVRKSLVNASTKEEVLEIINLHDKEEEEENVSEVTSTSDGMVLAVTACPTGIAHTYMAADALKAKAKELGIDLKVETNGSGGAKNVLTSGEIESAAAVIVAADTKVDMNRFKGKPVIEVPVAEAIRKPKELLEKAVKKDAPIYSGGKAASETEEQGTEKKQRTGFYKHLMNGVSNMLPFVVGGGILIAISFLFGIQSANPDHAEYNEFAAMLMKIGGDNAFYLMVPVLAGFIAMSIADRPGFAPGMVGGLIAATGQSGFLGGIIAGFLAGYVVVGIKRLTNNFPAALEGIKPVLIYPLLGIFITGFIMLQFLVEPLSAVNSGIQNWLDGLGTGNLIVLGLILGGMMAVDMGGPINKAAFTFGIAMIEGGNLAPHAAIMAGGMVPPLGLALATTFFKRKFNDNERKAGIAAYFMGASFVTEGAIPFAAADPFRVIPSIVTGSAAAGALAMAFGIGLPAPHGGLFVFPVVEGNPFLYLLAVLIGSIITALMVGFLKKPVQ
- a CDS encoding MgtC/SapB family protein, which encodes MEFLEMIDLELPDEFELSLYRIMLIVILSGLIGIERESKNHPAGLRTHILVGVGSCLLMLVSLYGFEPFLEEHPELVGFDPSRIPSYVISGIGFLGAGTIMVHGGVTVRGLTTAASIWVVAGLGLVVGIGMYWEAIFTTFIIVITLFFLNKFETFYKMKVRHKKLLLLSLVVKKGEGNISAINDAITQHGIEITQYQIEDDDDLKGLERFKYSLLLLTPDTVNFNGVLEVVKDLPCIDKIQLHKK
- a CDS encoding MgtC/SapB family protein, translating into MDFIDTALYMKLGISAVLGLVIGLERELKRKPVGLKTSLVICIVSCLLTVVSIESAYISEGSEKVNITMDPLRLAAQIVSGIGFLGAGVILRRGNDSISGLTTAAMIWGAAGIGIAVGAGFYLEATAGVVLLIVSVEVVPTIITFIGPKRLREKELFLRATIKEKHEIKTIIEHIKEEEIAIESMRIKDLKNNMHLLELKIIVDFRKKTTDIYYTISEISGIKDVEIESL
- a CDS encoding DMT family transporter, which codes for MSETKVNPYLLLAVGVISVSTSAILVKVSSAPAGILAFYRLFFTVLLMSPVFFLKYVKELKVITRRDWVFSIIAGIFLAFHFILWFESLNYTSVASSTVLVTLQPLFAFIGAYLFFQEKLTGKAVISALLAVTGSIIISWGDFRISGEALWGDILALLACALVTGYLLFGQTIRKRLSLVTYTYLVYAISAVVLLFYVLIRGESLGPYPKEDWIYFLLLAIVPTLLGHSLFNWSLKWLSTSTISMAILFEPIGASLLAYWLLSEKILLTQVIGGMIIILGVTLFLMEERKIKKMVRQVNEVKKNEELPY
- a CDS encoding GNAT family N-acetyltransferase — encoded protein: MKNYHIRKAGLPDAAGIANVHINSWKTTYIDIVSDEYLDSLTVEDRTVRWDGILKGSHQTYVCELDNGDIAGFVSIGKEREKKYEGELYAIYLLKEYQRNGIGSDLFSFAMSALKSQGCSNMLVWVLKDNPYKHFYYSFEPEIVKEQKISIGREEYDEEGLLFSL